CGCCGCGCTCGGCCATCTGGCGGTTGAACCGCTGCTCCCACGCCCAGTTCTCAAGGCATGCCGTCTCCGGCGATCCATGTCCGTGCGACGCCTCGAAACACACTTGCGAATACGGCGGCCCGTCGGTCTGCAGCGCCCGGACGCCCAGTCCCAGCAGCCAGTCGATCTTCCGCCGAAAATGCTCACCCCACGGCGAAGAGAGACACATGTTGCCGATCGAGCCCGGACTGTATCGCCGGCCCTCGATCCCCAGAAACTGCCAATCCGGATGCTCCTGGACGATCCGGCTGTCCGGCGTGGCGATGCACTCGCCGACGTAGAAACCGATCTCGACGCCCCGCTGCTCCGCGTACCGGCAGAGTTCACGGACGTCCTGCTCGCCGCGAGGAAACAGCTTGGGACTCAGTTCCAGATCGCCGTAACTCCACCCCTCAGCCACGAACAGCAGAACCACCTCAACCCCCACCGCCGCCGCCTCGTCGATGCTCGCCCGCAGTTCGTCGAGGTCGGCCCATCCGTCCGCCTGCTGGAGGATCTTCGGCCGACACGTGTGCGGAGCGAAAGCGTGGACCAGATCATGCCGCGCCGCGGTGCGCCACTGCCGATCGGACGGGCAGACCGCGGTCATCAGCCGGAAGCTCTCGCACGATTGGCCCGGGCCAAGCGGCTGCTCGTATCGCACCGTCCGCGGGATCGCCCTCGCCGGAAACCGCTGGTCATTGTCGACCAAACACTCCGTATCGAACCCGGACCACATGACCTCCATTTCCAGCCGGTTCGGATACACCGCCTCGAGCGCCGTTCGCGTGATCCGCAGCGGCCCGTCCGAAACGTTGACGGCGGTCAGCCACGTCCGCATCAGCGGCTGATCGCCGATCAGCTCGGCGTGCAGCGTCACCTCGACGCGAGGTAGCCCCTCACCCGGCGCAAGGACAAAGTCAACGCCATGCGAACCGTCACCCGTCCACCGCCTGACGTCGCGGACCGCGAACACGCCGCGGATCATCCCCTCCTCCGGCGGATCGACCGTCCGCGAAATCGGCAGATCCACCCCGTCCACCGCCACCAGACCGTCGAGCGGCCACCACGGATGCCAGTGCATCGCCTCCAGCCACGGCCCCCCTTCCCGCGGCCGGATCGCATACTCCGTCGTCGCCAGACCGTCCACGATGCACCACGACCGGCGAATCCAGTTGTTCTCAAGCGTCACATGGGCAAGGCCAGGCAGTTGTCCGGTTGGCATGAGGTACTTCCTTTTCCGAACGACTCACAAGTAAAGCACCGGTAAATCAGGGACGGATCATGAGTTCCATCGGATTTCGGGCCGTAGGATAAGCGAGACCAGAGTGCGTATCCACTGGAAAAACGCATTGATGTTCAATGCACTGGGTCCGTCGACGGATCAGGGGCTCACGAGTCAGCGATCCGAAAGGCCAACGTCTTCCGGTATGCCTGGTTCCGCTGACCGTCGATGAGTCACTCGCCGGAGGAAACAGCCCACGGGCTCCCAGCCAACAACCCAAAGATGACCCCGCGCTCCGCAAGCCTCACTGCCGTGACGGGTTCACCCGGCTGAAGGTTCAACTGATCTTCAAAGGTCAGAACCGTCCCTTCATGATCGGTCCAAACCCCACGAACCGGCCGGTCGGTCACGTTCACAGCGGTGACCAGGAAAAGGGGACATTCTACTTTTTCTCTTTTCGAAAAAGTAGAATGTCCCCTTTTTATCGGTGCAGTTCGGACGATGACACCACTGAGGTTTTTTTGCGTTTCGGGATCCACGAAGCGGATTGGTGATGTGACTTCCCGCTGCTGCAGCGCGTTGCGCAGGCGATCGGTAAAGGCTGGTGCGTTGGGGTCGGCGACGTTGAGCGGGGAGATGGAGACGTCCTTGCGCGGATGATGGTAGGCATCGAACTTCGCGAAATCGGGGCCGATGGTGATCAGCGACTTTCCCGCCCGCTGGACCCACGGCAGGGCGTCCATCGCGTCCTGCGGAAGGTGCGCGACGCCGGGCAGGATCAGGACCGACGCGCTGGGATGTCGCTTCTGCACCTGGCCGGCGGAGAGCATCTGCTCGGTAACGATGCCGAATGGGATGTTCATCTCGAGGAGGGCTGAGGCCGTCCGGGTCAACAGATCGGCGTGATCCGAATCGCGCAGGACCGACGTCCGCGAATAGAGGATGGTTGCGCGGACCGGAGCTTCGCGCAGTGCGACGATTTCGGGCATGAGGCGCATCAGATCCAGACCCGTACGCAGGTACTCTTCGGTCGGGCCCGGCCGATAGCTCCAGTTGCCGACGAAGTACTCGCGGCTGTCCCTTCCCCAAATCCACGCGATCGAGGCGTCCAGGCCATAGAGGGCGGCGAGCCAGAGGTCACGGCGCACCTTGCCTTGCGGTTGGTCGTTGGTCGAGCCGTCGCCGAGGAAGTGGTGCTCGCTATTGACGAGCGGTTTGGCGGCGATGCTCTTGAACAGAAAATAGCTCGGGCCCGCGCCGTCGTCGGTTCCGGCCAAGTCGGCGGTCCGCTGGATCAGTTCCGGGTCGATGCCCTGCATCACGTCGTAGGGCCTGAACGAGCGGGTCAGCAACTTGGCGTGGGTCAGCTTGTCCGGCGCCGCGGCGTGGACGCGCTCACCCAGCCATTCGATAAAACTCGCGATCCGCTCGTCGTTGAATCGCATCCAGTCGTAGGAGCCCGGCGGGTCGATGTAATTGTCCTCGTTGGGATTGGAGTAGACGGACGTTTCGCTCCAGTCCTTGTACTCCGTGCCCCACCGCTCGTTGAGCTTCTCGACGGTTCCGTGCCGGCTGATCAGGAAGCTTCGCCACAGCCGCTTGGTGTCCGGATCGGCGGTCCAGAAGAAGAAACTCGGTTCGTTGATGAGGCAGGCCGACCAGAAGGCCTTGGTGTCGGCCAACTCCCGAACTGCGCGTTCGATCCACCCGGCCATCAGAGCCCGCGGCTTTGGGTCGTTGATCGGCCAGCCGAGAAACCCGCCCAGTTGGATTCGCCAGCGGGGATTGGCTTCGAAAGCCCAACCGGGCATGTAGTGGGGCGAGACGATCACGTCGGTCAAAACACCCAGTTCGCCCGCGCGGCCGATGGACCGGCGCATGTTGTCGATCCACGCTTGGTTCCACTGGCCCTCGGCTGGGACGATTCCCGGCCACCAGAGCTGGGCCTGGCAATAGTTGATCCCCATTTGGGCCAGGAGCTCTATGTCGTTCTGCACGTGCGTGTCATGGCCGAAGCCGAACAGGAAGACCGGCCGATCCTCCTGGCGGCCGTCGGACCACTGCACCTTCTGGGCCAGATGCTCGCGAACGATTCGAGGCAGCTCTGAGGCGACCCGGCGCGGCGAATCCACGGGCGCCGCCCTGCCATTCTCAATGGCCTTGAGCCGACCGGATTCTTCGGCGACGATTCGGGCGAGGTCTCTGGCCGCGTAGGCCCCCAGCGTATCCGGGTGCTTCTCGGCGTCCTCTTTAAAATAGTCCATGAACCGGGCCGCGAGAGCGACGCGCATCCGGCCGTAGGGATCAAGCCGGCCCTCGGTCTCAAGCTTCTCGGCCAGACCCGACAGTTGCTCTACAGCACCGGCCAAACCCTCCTGCGTGGTCGTCTGCGCCCACGCCGCGGCACACCCGACCACACAAACAAGACCCACAAGCGCGCAGAGCGAACCGCCATGTCTGAAACCATGCATCGACAACTCCTGCTCAGAGACCCGGCACCGACGCCGCGTTATACGGATACCAGTACGGATGCACCGGAAGAAGAACCACATGCCCATCGGTGTGCAGCACGTTCACCGTCGACTGGATCAGGCTGAACCCGCCCTGCACCTGACCGTCGTGGTTCCAGTACCAGCCGAGCTGCGGTGACCAGCCCTGCTGATCCGTCATGATCGCGCTCGTCGGGTCGCTTAGCGTCTTGACTCGTACAGCGTGTACCGATCGGTCCGGATCGAGACCGTAACTGCCCAGATACGCGTAGCTGATGCCCAGACTTTCCTTCCACGGAGGCCACGCGCGAGCCCGCGACCGATAGACCTCCAGCGGACAGTAGAATAAAGACTCGGCCTTCATGTACGTCGGGTAGACCAGATCGACGAACGGACCGGCGTTCGAGAAGAACCCGCCGTATTCCGAGGCGTCAGCGTTGCCCAACTCCACCGGCCACCACCACCAGCTCGGCAGCCGCCCGGTGCACGGAAAGAAGTCGCTGCTGTCCGACGCGTACGCGACCAGGGCGACGCCCCACTGCCTCGCCTGGCTCCCGCAGACCATGAGCTTGGCCTGATGGCGGGCCTCCTGCAGCGCGGGCAGCAGGATCGCCACGAGCACGGCAATGATCGCAACGACCACCAGCAGCTCAATCAGGGTGAAACCATCGGCCGCTGATCTCCGCTGCGAACGCCGCGTTGATCCGAACATGGTTCAGCTCCTGTTCGTCGCG
This DNA window, taken from Phycisphaerae bacterium, encodes the following:
- a CDS encoding prepilin-type N-terminal cleavage/methylation domain-containing protein, with the translated sequence MFGSTRRSQRRSAADGFTLIELLVVVAIIAVLVAILLPALQEARHQAKLMVCGSQARQWGVALVAYASDSSDFFPCTGRLPSWWWWPVELGNADASEYGGFFSNAGPFVDLVYPTYMKAESLFYCPLEVYRSRARAWPPWKESLGISYAYLGSYGLDPDRSVHAVRVKTLSDPTSAIMTDQQGWSPQLGWYWNHDGQVQGGFSLIQSTVNVLHTDGHVVLLPVHPYWYPYNAASVPGL